Proteins from one Homalodisca vitripennis isolate AUS2020 chromosome 3, UT_GWSS_2.1, whole genome shotgun sequence genomic window:
- the LOC124358493 gene encoding piggyBac transposable element-derived protein 4-like, which translates to MSSEPDPQHEIEENIGSSVDDTDEDPDFLPSESDHDSSDDEGEATMEIETNDMNGGDSGENDGEVMMDEWTEFKGRQQEFLFTSTSEYHLNMANDAKPVDYYLAFITDDIIQMMVVETNRNASKVLRETRLNRSSRLNKWAPTDDVEMWKFIGILIWMGLSNHPRITDYWSGNILYKNTVASQVMSRNRFQLMLRFWHFNDHAAEERDGRIAKILPLISKMNDIFLNKKSAGQDLVIDESMIPFRGRLSFRQYIPNKAHKYGLKIFKLCDQQGYTYCIKVYMGKGTIQNENNELVSTSVVMELMEHNLDKGHILYVDNYYTSVQLAKNLLARRTHLVGTVRANRKGLPADVMKAQIKKGEMKALENEDGIVVTKWKDKREVRMLSTKHEVEYVLTGKIDKKGNDIFKPLVIVEYNKGKMGIDVSDQLSSYSTGVRKSRRWYHKAAEEIVLGTAVVNSWLAYTNAVKARPTAGGHQKKHCMSITTFKENLAVSLMGLDNNTITPVKGTGHHYLTISQNFTGEGKGRHRVRRYCKMCYKKAVQVSGRDVAKKLGKVNTFCEQCPEKPYLCKDCFREVHK; encoded by the coding sequence ATGTCCAGTGAACCAGACCCTCAACATGAAATTGAGGAAAACATAGGTTCAAGTGTTGACGACACGGATGAAGATCCGGACTTTTTGCCAAGTGAATCGGATCATGACAGTAGTGATGATGAAGGCGAGGCTACAATGGAAATAGAGACAAATGATATGAACGGTGGCGATTCTGGTGAAAATGACGGAGAAGTGATGATGGATGAATGGACTGAATTTAAAGGTAGGCAACAAGAATTTCTTTTCACTTCTACTTCTGAGTACCATTTAAATATGGCCAATGATGCTAAACCTGTAGACTATTACTTAGCTTTCATTACTGACGACATTATACAAATGATGGTCGTAGAGACTAATAGAAATGCCAGTAAAGTATTGCGAGAAACGAGGTTGAACCGAAGTAGTAGACTTAATAAATGGGCTCCCACAGATGATGTAGAAATGTGGAAGTTTATTGGTATCCTCATATGGATGGGCTTGTCTAATCATCCCCGCATAACAGACTACTGGTCTGGCAACATTTTGTATAAGAATACTGTTGCTTCTCAAGTTATGAGCCGAAACCGTTTCCAGCTAATGCTACGCTTTTGGCATTTTAACGATCATGCTGCTGAGGAACGTGATGGGCGTATCGCAAAGATTTTGCCCCTAATTTCTAAGATGAACGACATTTTTTTGAACAAGAAATCTGCTGGCCAAGATCTCGTAATAGACGAGAGCATGATTCCCTTTAGGGGCAGACTGTCATTTCGACAGTACATACCCAACAAGGCCCACAAATATGGCCTAAAGATTTTCAAACTTTGTGACCAGCAAGGGTATACCTATTGTATAAAAGTTTACATGGGTAAAGGGACCATCcagaatgaaaataatgaattagtttCAACCTCAGTGGTCATGGAACTCATGGAACATAACTTGGATAAGGGACACATCTTATATGTAGATAATTACTACACATCAGTGCAACTTGCCAAAAATCTTTTAGCTAGAAGAACCCACCTTGTTGGTACTGTGAGAGCAAACAGGAAAGGTCTCCCTGCCGATGTTATGAAggcacaaataaaaaaaggagaAATGAAAGCCCTTGAAAATGAAGATGGTATTGTAGTTACCAAATGGAAGGACAAGAGAGAAGTGCGAATGTTGTCCACCAAACATGAAGTAGAGTACGTTCTCACaggaaaaatagacaaaaaaggcAATGACATTTTTAAGCCATTAGTGATAGTTGAGTACAACAAGGGAAAGATGGGCATCGATGTGTCTGACCAACTCTCATCTTATAGCACTGGTGTTCGAAAGTCAAGAAGATGGTACCATAAAGCAGCAGAAGAAATAGTTCTTGGAACCGCTGTTGTAAACTCTTGGCTGGCCTACACTAATGCTGTGAAAGCAAGACCTACAGCAGGCGGACATCAGAAAAAGCACTGCATgtcaattacaacttttaaagaaaatctgGCTGTTTCACTTATGGGTCTAGATAATAACACTATTACTCCTGTAAAAGGTACAGGGCACCATTATCTGACTATATCTCAAAACTTTACTGGAGAGGGAAAGGGTAGACACAGGGTCAGAAGGTACTgcaaaatgtgttacaaaaaagcTGTACAAGTAAGTGGACGTGATGTGGCCAAGAAACTGGGCAAAGTGAACACATTTTGTGAGCAGTGTCCTGAGAAGCCATACTTATGTAAAGACTGTTTTCGTGAAGTtcacaaataa